The following proteins are co-located in the Acidimicrobiia bacterium genome:
- a CDS encoding ABC transporter substrate-binding protein — protein sequence MRNKRFRYLLAVLAAFALLAAACGDGTSETTAAPGDTTTTSAAPDTTAPPETTAPPETTAPPETTVPPSELGTVEVAAGEAIQIRSLQAITGDVSFLGIPNQRATELAILDYGQIQGHDVNMGQGLDDLCLNEGGQAAGQTIVADTQVVGVIGTSCSGAAVAAAPLISAAGMVMISPANTSPALTSDLQGNPGTDFNVGYYRTAHNDLFQGAAAAKFVFEELGLTTAAAIHDGDPYTNGLASAFRSAYEALGGTVSVFTAVNKGDTDMTPVLTEVAAGSPQLIFFPIFPPEGDFIVQQVGGVSGLEDVVLMAADGLLVSNFLALPESTGMYFSGPNTNFAAENASVTGVTPTDFLATYESTYGEAPSAPFWAHSYDATIMLLSAIDAVAVDNGDGSLTIDRQALRDELSATSGFAGLIGSLTCDEFGDCGSQEISVVLHEGDADATPTNVQFSAGREDLLPLITGG from the coding sequence ATGAGAAACAAGCGATTCCGCTATCTGCTGGCGGTCCTCGCTGCGTTTGCGCTCCTCGCAGCCGCCTGCGGAGACGGCACGAGCGAGACGACCGCAGCGCCAGGGGACACCACGACGACGTCGGCGGCGCCCGACACCACGGCGCCCCCGGAGACGACGGCGCCCCCGGAGACGACGGCTCCCCCGGAGACCACGGTCCCGCCCTCCGAGCTCGGCACCGTCGAGGTGGCGGCAGGCGAGGCGATCCAGATCCGGTCGCTCCAGGCGATCACCGGTGACGTGTCCTTCCTCGGCATCCCGAACCAGAGGGCTACGGAGCTGGCAATCCTCGACTACGGCCAGATCCAAGGACACGACGTCAACATGGGCCAGGGCTTGGACGACCTGTGCCTGAACGAAGGCGGTCAGGCAGCCGGTCAGACCATCGTCGCCGACACCCAGGTCGTCGGCGTCATCGGCACTTCGTGCTCCGGTGCGGCCGTTGCCGCGGCGCCGTTGATCTCGGCGGCCGGCATGGTGATGATCTCGCCGGCCAACACGTCGCCGGCCCTCACATCGGATCTGCAGGGCAACCCCGGCACCGACTTCAACGTCGGGTACTACCGAACCGCCCACAATGACCTGTTCCAGGGAGCCGCGGCGGCCAAGTTCGTGTTCGAAGAGCTCGGGCTGACCACGGCGGCGGCGATCCACGACGGCGACCCGTACACCAACGGTCTGGCGTCGGCGTTCCGCTCCGCATACGAGGCGCTCGGAGGAACCGTCTCCGTGTTCACTGCGGTCAACAAGGGTGACACCGACATGACGCCGGTTCTCACCGAGGTCGCCGCGGGAAGCCCGCAGCTCATCTTCTTCCCGATCTTCCCGCCGGAGGGTGACTTCATCGTTCAGCAGGTCGGGGGCGTGTCCGGCCTCGAAGACGTCGTCCTCATGGCGGCGGATGGCCTGCTCGTGTCGAACTTCCTCGCCCTGCCCGAGTCGACGGGGATGTACTTCTCCGGCCCGAACACCAACTTCGCAGCGGAGAACGCCAGCGTCACCGGTGTGACGCCGACGGACTTCCTGGCGACGTACGAGTCAACGTATGGGGAGGCGCCGAGCGCGCCGTTCTGGGCCCACTCGTATGACGCCACGATCATGTTGCTGTCTGCAATCGATGCGGTTGCCGTCGACAATGGAGACGGCAGCCTGACGATCGACCGGCAGGCGCTCCGAGATGAGCTATCTGCGACGTCCGGTTTCGCCGGGCTGATCGGTAGTTTGACGTGCGACGAGTTCGGCGACTGCGGCTCGCAGGA
- the hflX gene encoding GTPase HflX gives MTDGPRSGRQRPRLTATVTDVEVVRQRAYLVGVVTRDREASASDGSLDELGLLTETAGSEPVEATLVRRDRPDAALFIGKGKAAEIASSTKALDIDVVVFDNELTPAQQRNLQNLFECDVVDRVAVILDIFAQHASSREGMLQVELAQHRYRLPRLRGRGIEMSRLGAGINTRGPGETQLETDRRRILDRVRKLESELQELGRGRETRSKARRRSKLPLVSLVGYTNAGKSTLFNLLTGADVLVEDQLFATLDSTVRKVHMPGGHEILVSDTVGFVRRLPHQLVEAFRSTLEQVNEADLMVHVVDASDPDPDQQITAVRTVLSEIGAADLPELIVVNKIDAADPAAVDRLLALYPGAVAVSALTGEGRHRLEDAIFDRLAVGKVELDLLFPYDSGDALATLHRVGEVTKTVHEDRGTLVHAKIPQHAAHRFSDFAIHG, from the coding sequence ATGACCGATGGACCACGCTCCGGCAGGCAGCGGCCTCGCCTGACCGCCACCGTCACAGACGTCGAGGTGGTGAGGCAACGCGCCTACCTCGTCGGCGTCGTGACACGGGATCGCGAGGCAAGCGCTTCAGACGGGTCGCTCGACGAGCTCGGCTTGCTCACCGAGACCGCAGGCTCCGAGCCGGTCGAGGCGACCCTCGTTCGCCGCGATCGCCCGGATGCGGCGCTGTTCATCGGAAAGGGAAAGGCGGCAGAGATCGCCAGTTCGACGAAGGCGCTCGACATCGACGTCGTCGTGTTCGACAACGAGCTGACGCCTGCGCAGCAACGCAACCTCCAGAACCTCTTCGAGTGCGACGTGGTCGACAGGGTGGCCGTGATCCTCGACATCTTCGCCCAGCACGCCTCGAGCAGGGAGGGGATGCTCCAGGTGGAGCTCGCTCAGCACCGCTACCGGTTGCCCCGACTACGCGGCCGAGGGATCGAGATGTCCCGGCTCGGCGCCGGGATCAACACGAGGGGCCCCGGCGAGACCCAGCTCGAGACAGACAGGCGCCGCATCCTCGATCGGGTCCGCAAGCTCGAGAGCGAGCTCCAGGAGCTCGGCCGGGGGCGGGAGACGCGCAGCAAGGCTCGCCGAAGGTCCAAGCTGCCGCTCGTCTCGCTCGTCGGCTACACGAACGCCGGGAAGTCGACGTTGTTCAACCTCCTCACCGGCGCCGACGTGCTCGTCGAGGACCAGCTCTTCGCAACGCTCGACTCGACGGTGCGCAAGGTCCACATGCCCGGCGGCCACGAGATCCTCGTGTCGGACACGGTCGGGTTCGTCAGGCGACTCCCCCACCAGCTCGTCGAGGCGTTCCGCTCAACGCTCGAGCAGGTGAACGAGGCGGATCTCATGGTCCACGTCGTCGACGCATCGGACCCCGACCCCGATCAACAGATCACCGCGGTGAGGACCGTGCTCAGCGAGATCGGCGCGGCCGATCTGCCCGAGTTGATCGTCGTCAACAAGATCGACGCCGCCGACCCGGCGGCAGTCGACCGGCTGCTGGCGCTCTACCCCGGAGCGGTGGCGGTGTCTGCCCTCACCGGGGAAGGCCGTCATCGGCTCGAGGATGCCATCTTCGACCGGCTCGCAGTCGGCAAGGTCGAGCTCGACCTTCTCTTCCCGTACGACAGCGGCGACGCTCTGGCGACGCTGCACCGGGTCGGTGAGGTCACGAAGACGGTGCACGAGGACAGAGGAACCTTGGTCCACGCCAAGATCCCGCAGCACGCCGCCCACCGTTTCTCCGATTTCGCCATCCACGGCTGA
- a CDS encoding NAD(P)H-dependent glycerol-3-phosphate dehydrogenase: MHVTVVGAGSWGTAVAAMVSARAPVTLWARRRDLADAINTERRNPAYLPDLALPDPIAATDSLEEAVAQADVLVLGVPSHGMREVLSSAAAGVRSDVPIISLAKGIEHGTLMRMTEVISDVLPEHPVETIGVLTGPNLAREIVEGQPAASVIAMEAEGVAHELRGLFMSPTFRVYTNTDVIGSESAGAVKNVMAIAAGMAHGLGFGDNSTATLITRALAELTRLGVAMGGRPITFSGLAGMGDLIATCVSTRSRNHQVGFGLGMGRSLDEVTAEMKMVAEGVKSTEGVLALAARHGVEMPIAEQVGRVLYEGATPTEALTSLMAREARSEHEGIPGV; encoded by the coding sequence ATGCACGTCACCGTGGTCGGCGCAGGATCCTGGGGGACGGCCGTCGCCGCCATGGTGTCCGCCCGGGCGCCGGTGACGCTCTGGGCGCGGCGCCGCGACCTGGCGGATGCGATCAACACGGAGCGCCGGAACCCGGCGTACCTGCCCGACTTGGCGCTCCCCGACCCGATCGCGGCCACCGACTCCCTCGAGGAGGCGGTCGCGCAGGCGGATGTCCTCGTGCTCGGAGTGCCGTCGCACGGGATGCGGGAGGTGCTCTCGTCGGCGGCGGCAGGTGTGAGAAGCGACGTCCCGATCATCAGCCTCGCCAAGGGCATCGAGCACGGCACGTTGATGCGCATGACCGAAGTCATCTCAGACGTGCTGCCCGAGCACCCGGTGGAGACGATCGGAGTGCTCACCGGGCCGAACCTGGCGAGAGAGATCGTGGAAGGCCAGCCGGCCGCCTCCGTGATCGCCATGGAGGCCGAGGGCGTCGCCCACGAGCTGCGGGGCCTGTTCATGTCGCCGACATTCCGCGTCTACACCAACACGGACGTGATCGGCTCCGAGTCGGCGGGTGCGGTCAAGAACGTGATGGCCATCGCGGCGGGAATGGCGCACGGGCTCGGCTTCGGCGACAACAGCACGGCGACTCTCATCACGCGGGCACTGGCCGAGCTGACGAGGCTCGGCGTTGCCATGGGTGGCCGGCCGATCACCTTCTCGGGCCTGGCTGGGATGGGCGACCTCATCGCCACGTGCGTCAGCACGCGATCGAGGAACCACCAGGTCGGATTCGGCCTGGGGATGGGCAGATCCCTCGACGAGGTCACGGCCGAGATGAAGATGGTGGCGGAAGGCGTGAAGTCCACCGAGGGAGTGCTGGCGCTGGCGGCGAGGCACGGGGTCGAGATGCCCATCGCCGAGCAGGTCGGGCGGGTGCTCTACGAGGGCGCAACCCCGACAGAGGCGCTGACGTCGCTGATGGCACGCGAGGCTCGCTCCGAGCACGAAGGGATCCCCGGTGTATGA
- a CDS encoding DNA-3-methyladenine glycosylase I, with protein sequence MYEVVIGDDGTARCWWGASTPDYAEYHDREWGRPVAEERLLFEKLCLEGFQSGLSWLTILRRRPGFRTAFHGFDLERVAAMTDRDVTRLLGDESIIRHRGKIESTINNAKRAVEIRAERGSLAAYFWPWEPPGARPKLEPTSQESTALAKDLKKRGFSFVGPTTVYAFMQAMGIVNDHLEACHAYAEVERERSAFTRPA encoded by the coding sequence GTGTATGAGGTCGTGATCGGAGATGACGGTACCGCCCGATGCTGGTGGGGCGCCTCCACCCCGGACTACGCCGAGTACCACGACCGGGAGTGGGGACGTCCCGTGGCGGAGGAACGCCTGCTGTTCGAGAAGCTGTGCCTCGAAGGTTTCCAGTCGGGTCTCAGCTGGTTGACCATCCTCCGTCGCCGCCCAGGGTTCCGCACCGCCTTCCACGGATTCGACCTCGAACGGGTCGCCGCCATGACCGACCGTGACGTCACCCGCCTCCTCGGTGACGAGTCGATCATCCGCCACAGGGGGAAGATCGAGTCCACCATCAACAACGCCAAGCGGGCCGTCGAGATCCGGGCCGAGCGCGGGTCGCTGGCCGCATACTTCTGGCCGTGGGAGCCGCCTGGGGCGCGCCCGAAGCTCGAACCGACGAGCCAGGAGTCGACGGCGCTCGCCAAGGACCTCAAGAAACGAGGATTCAGCTTCGTCGGGCCGACGACCGTGTACGCCTTCATGCAGGCGATGGGGATCGTGAACGACCACTTGGAGGCGTGTCATGCGTACGCCGAGGTCGAACGGGAGCGATCGGCGTTCACCCGGCCGGCGTGA
- a CDS encoding bifunctional 3-deoxy-7-phosphoheptulonate synthase/chorismate mutase produces MSETPQLKSHRKSTAETTIVVAGNVRFGDGSYPVIAGPVAVESEEQIDAVAAAAAEAGASMLRGGTYRAETSPYGFKGLGEDGLWKLEHAGRTSDLPTVTEVLEPKHVDLVAEHIDMIEIGPDNMQNFVLLRVAGATQKPVMLHRGQSATIDEWLMAAEYILNEDNDQVVLCERGSRGFDPRTSDTLDISTVPVVQRLSHLPIVIDPGTGRAGSELIRPLALAGRGAGADGLVVSVHPSPASAMAGNGGQMDIAGFRELMHSLGIPTLRDEIDRIDRELVRLVAARLHSSVEIARIKSARGLPMRSPEREAELVAEARADAVSLGVDPDYVQALMEVVLAHSRAAQQLAVGDPA; encoded by the coding sequence ATGAGCGAGACCCCGCAACTCAAGAGCCACAGGAAGTCGACGGCCGAGACGACGATCGTCGTCGCCGGGAACGTCCGCTTCGGTGACGGCTCGTACCCGGTCATCGCGGGTCCGGTGGCGGTCGAATCCGAAGAGCAGATCGATGCGGTCGCCGCCGCCGCCGCAGAAGCCGGTGCTTCGATGCTGAGGGGCGGCACCTACAGGGCGGAGACGTCCCCGTACGGGTTCAAGGGCCTCGGTGAGGACGGCTTGTGGAAGCTCGAGCACGCAGGGCGCACCAGCGACCTGCCGACCGTGACCGAGGTACTCGAGCCGAAGCACGTCGACCTCGTGGCCGAGCACATCGACATGATCGAGATCGGCCCGGACAACATGCAGAACTTCGTCCTGCTGCGAGTGGCGGGCGCGACCCAGAAGCCGGTGATGCTCCACCGGGGCCAGTCGGCCACGATCGACGAGTGGCTCATGGCTGCCGAGTACATCCTCAACGAGGACAACGACCAAGTCGTCCTCTGCGAACGAGGCTCCCGCGGATTCGATCCGCGCACCTCCGACACCCTCGACATCTCGACCGTTCCCGTCGTGCAGCGCCTCTCTCACCTCCCGATCGTGATCGACCCGGGAACGGGGCGGGCCGGCTCAGAGCTGATCCGACCGCTGGCGCTGGCCGGTCGGGGGGCGGGCGCCGACGGCCTCGTCGTGTCGGTGCATCCGTCGCCGGCATCTGCGATGGCAGGCAACGGCGGGCAGATGGACATAGCCGGCTTTCGCGAGCTGATGCATTCGCTCGGCATCCCGACGCTGCGCGACGAGATCGACAGGATCGACCGCGAGCTGGTGAGGCTCGTCGCCGCCAGGCTGCACTCCTCGGTCGAGATCGCCAGGATCAAGTCCGCCAGGGGCCTCCCGATGCGCTCTCCCGAGAGGGAGGCGGAGCTCGTCGCAGAGGCGCGAGCCGACGCCGTGTCGCTCGGCGTCGACCCCGATTACGTACAAGCCCTGATGGAGGTCGTCCTGGCGCACAGCAGGGCTGCACAACAACTGGCCGTCGGCGACCCGGCCTGA
- a CDS encoding flavin reductase family protein has translation MEPVRLDRETFRSTLSRFASGVTVVTSALGGDIGGMTVSAFCSVALEPHLVLVSLAVDKETTKLVAESAMLAVNILSAGQERLSERFAFVDHGERFDGVDWSRGVTGLPHLAGALAVLECRVTASLPAGDHVIYVGEVHAAWIADGEPLVYSQGAYRPLKD, from the coding sequence TTGGAACCCGTACGGCTCGACCGCGAGACATTTCGATCGACCCTGAGTCGATTCGCCAGCGGAGTGACTGTCGTCACCTCGGCGCTCGGTGGTGACATCGGTGGGATGACCGTGTCGGCGTTCTGCTCGGTAGCCCTCGAGCCGCATCTCGTGCTGGTCTCTCTGGCGGTCGACAAGGAGACGACCAAGCTCGTGGCAGAGTCGGCCATGTTGGCGGTGAACATCCTCTCGGCCGGCCAGGAGCGACTGTCGGAGCGATTCGCCTTCGTCGATCACGGGGAGCGCTTCGACGGTGTCGACTGGAGCCGGGGGGTCACCGGCCTCCCTCACCTCGCCGGGGCCCTCGCAGTGCTGGAGTGCCGCGTGACGGCGTCGCTTCCGGCCGGTGACCACGTCATCTATGTGGGCGAGGTCCATGCCGCCTGGATCGCCGACGGCGAGCCACTGGTCTACAGCCAGGGTGCATACCGGCCCCTGAAAGACTGA
- a CDS encoding phosphotransferase family protein — MRAADTTPIRPEERFDEAAVTRHLREALPDLVAEHPISYDQFPGGAANLTYRAVAGPVELVLRRAPLGDVARGGHDMAREHKVLSRLWRRFPQAPRAWHYCGDPSIMGKPFFVMERRQGHVVRDAWPAAFGEGAAARRRTAESLVETLARLHRIDPADVGLSDLGRPEGFVSRQVEGWAARWEDAKTRDVPDVGPVLDALRGGVPEPQASVVLHNDYKLDNTMLDDDGEVVAVFDWDMATLGDPLVDLATLVGYWADASDPTYLVFAERAVTLTPYMTKDEVVARYAAAAGFRLDDFEYYLGLAYFRIAVIIEQIFARYARGQTTDARFARYEALAPLLVAAARRVLAA, encoded by the coding sequence ATGAGGGCGGCCGACACCACGCCGATCCGCCCCGAGGAGCGTTTCGACGAGGCCGCCGTGACCCGTCATCTGCGGGAGGCGCTGCCCGACCTCGTCGCGGAGCATCCGATCTCGTACGACCAGTTCCCGGGGGGCGCCGCCAACCTCACGTACCGGGCGGTCGCCGGTCCCGTCGAGCTCGTGCTGCGTCGCGCTCCGCTCGGGGACGTTGCCAGGGGCGGCCACGACATGGCGCGGGAGCACAAGGTCCTGTCGCGGCTATGGCGCCGGTTTCCCCAAGCGCCGCGTGCGTGGCACTACTGCGGCGACCCTTCCATCATGGGCAAGCCGTTCTTCGTGATGGAGCGTCGCCAGGGCCACGTCGTGAGGGACGCATGGCCGGCGGCGTTCGGGGAGGGCGCCGCAGCCCGCAGGAGAACCGCCGAGTCCCTCGTGGAGACGTTGGCTCGGCTCCACCGGATCGATCCCGCCGACGTCGGGCTCTCCGACCTCGGCCGCCCCGAAGGTTTCGTTTCGAGACAAGTCGAGGGCTGGGCGGCGCGCTGGGAGGACGCCAAGACCCGAGACGTCCCGGACGTCGGGCCGGTCCTCGACGCCCTCCGCGGCGGTGTGCCCGAGCCGCAGGCCTCCGTGGTTCTCCACAACGACTACAAGCTCGACAACACCATGCTCGACGACGACGGCGAGGTCGTGGCGGTCTTCGACTGGGACATGGCGACGCTCGGTGACCCCCTCGTCGACCTGGCGACGCTCGTCGGATACTGGGCGGATGCCTCCGACCCGACATATCTCGTGTTCGCGGAGAGGGCGGTGACGCTCACCCCCTACATGACGAAGGACGAAGTGGTGGCGCGGTACGCCGCCGCGGCAGGCTTCCGCCTCGACGACTTCGAGTATTACCTGGGGCTGGCCTACTTCAGGATCGCCGTGATCATCGAGCAGATCTTCGCTCGCTATGCGAGGGGGCAGACCACCGATGCACGGTTCGCCCGCTACGAGGCGCTGGCGCCGCTCCTCGTCGCGGCGGCACGCCGGGTGCTCGCAGCGTGA
- a CDS encoding heme o synthase produces the protein MTDDQVRLTDPLSFPSGGGAAVRAYLELTKPRIIELLLVTTVPAMFVAAGGWPGGRLIAATLVGGTLSAAGANAINQVLDRDIDRIMNRTRRRPLPTDRIEPGRALAFGIVLGAAGFVWLWQATNMLAAVLSTLGLLVYVVVYTMFLKRSSTQNIVIGGAAGAVPVLVGWAAVADSLALPAWVMFAIVFFWTPPHFWALALRYKDEYAAAGVPMLPVVVGERQTIEHMSAYTIILVGVSLLLYPLGAVGWIYLGAALSLGVWLFASVRGLMAHAGDAMRFFGYSNVYLAGLFTAMAVDRLFA, from the coding sequence GTGACAGACGACCAGGTGAGGCTCACAGATCCGCTCTCCTTCCCGTCCGGGGGCGGGGCGGCCGTGCGCGCCTATCTCGAGCTGACGAAGCCGAGGATCATCGAGCTGCTCCTCGTGACGACGGTTCCCGCCATGTTCGTCGCTGCGGGGGGCTGGCCGGGCGGCCGGCTCATTGCCGCCACACTGGTCGGCGGGACGCTCTCGGCCGCCGGCGCCAACGCCATCAACCAGGTCCTCGATCGCGACATCGACAGGATCATGAATCGGACGAGGCGCCGGCCGCTCCCGACCGACCGCATCGAACCGGGACGGGCGCTGGCGTTCGGGATCGTGCTCGGCGCCGCCGGGTTCGTCTGGCTGTGGCAGGCGACGAACATGCTGGCCGCCGTGCTCTCGACGCTCGGTCTCCTCGTCTACGTCGTCGTCTACACGATGTTCCTCAAGCGCTCGTCCACGCAGAACATCGTCATCGGAGGGGCTGCGGGTGCGGTGCCGGTCCTCGTCGGGTGGGCGGCCGTCGCCGACTCCCTCGCCCTCCCTGCTTGGGTGATGTTCGCCATCGTCTTCTTCTGGACCCCGCCCCACTTCTGGGCGCTGGCTCTTCGCTACAAGGACGAGTACGCCGCAGCGGGCGTGCCGATGCTTCCGGTCGTGGTGGGCGAGCGGCAGACGATCGAGCACATGTCTGCCTACACGATCATCCTCGTCGGCGTCTCGCTGTTGCTGTACCCGCTCGGAGCAGTCGGCTGGATCTACCTCGGCGCCGCGCTGTCCCTCGGAGTGTGGCTGTTCGCCTCGGTCCGGGGCCTCATGGCCCACGCAGGCGACGCCATGCGGTTCTTCGGTTACTCGAACGTGTATCTGGCAGGGCTGTTCACCGCCATGGCGGTCGACCGGCTGTTCGCATGA
- a CDS encoding COX15/CtaA family protein: protein MDARDRRTLIGSLWALLILTVLVVLGGAVVRATGSGAGCGPSWPQCVGQIVPISPGTDTIIEFSHRLATGVLGILAVTVAVLAWRSTSRGDGLRKAMWWVLGLLTVEALIGRTLVVTGWVGTDASVGRATIVPLHLVNTFFLLAAIAVALHLARGGGRIAPSLASPQGRIVAAMAGGLVVVGATGALNALADTVFPVASVLDGITQELAATAHFLVRLRTIHPAVAAVVGVGILILAAHPSLDRPDTIHLVRVIQVTVLAQIGIGVLNIALLTPLVVQILHLLAADVVWVATILLGSRVLSIRAPVTAVP from the coding sequence ATGGACGCCCGCGACCGACGTACGCTCATCGGCTCCCTGTGGGCGCTTCTCATCCTCACGGTCCTGGTCGTGCTCGGCGGCGCCGTCGTGAGGGCGACGGGCTCGGGCGCCGGATGCGGACCCTCGTGGCCGCAGTGCGTCGGGCAGATCGTCCCGATCTCGCCCGGGACGGACACGATCATCGAGTTCTCCCACCGCCTGGCGACCGGCGTTCTCGGCATCCTGGCGGTGACGGTCGCCGTGCTCGCCTGGCGGAGCACGTCTCGAGGCGACGGTTTGCGCAAGGCGATGTGGTGGGTGCTGGGACTCCTCACCGTCGAGGCGCTCATCGGTCGAACTCTGGTGGTGACCGGATGGGTCGGCACGGACGCCTCCGTAGGGAGGGCGACGATCGTCCCACTCCACCTCGTCAACACGTTCTTTCTGCTCGCCGCGATCGCGGTGGCGTTGCACCTGGCGCGAGGCGGTGGCCGGATAGCTCCTTCGTTGGCCTCGCCACAGGGGCGGATCGTCGCCGCCATGGCGGGGGGGCTGGTTGTCGTGGGAGCGACGGGCGCTCTCAACGCTCTCGCCGACACCGTCTTCCCCGTCGCGTCGGTGCTGGACGGGATCACCCAGGAGTTGGCAGCGACCGCCCACTTCCTCGTCCGCTTGCGGACGATCCACCCGGCCGTCGCCGCCGTCGTCGGTGTCGGGATACTCATCCTTGCGGCGCACCCTTCGCTCGATCGACCCGACACGATCCACCTCGTGCGGGTCATCCAGGTGACCGTGCTCGCTCAGATCGGGATCGGCGTCCTCAACATCGCCCTGCTGACTCCACTCGTGGTGCAGATCCTCCACTTGCTGGCGGCAGACGTCGTCTGGGTGGCGACGATCCTGCTCGGAAGTCGTGTTCTCAGCATCCGCGCACCTGTGACGGCCGTGCCGTGA
- a CDS encoding alpha/beta hydrolase, producing the protein MTTARRILWWLGFGWMAWRLLGPEIEPRFRGPQERPIRVPGRSVFVGDIELFVRQAGDPGSPPLVLVHGWGFDGEMTFYRVIEPLAEDFRVIVPDHRDHGKSDWVRGPLTVERMADDLAGVLDAIGVETFAMFGYSLGGMVAQELVRRHPGRVTKLVLGATAAWPVYRRRPLARAAFWVGRALARVSRNEFAAISRRLMARTGALLPEHERWMHAALLRRDPTLHYEIGRAAWLFDSRLWIESLGVDTMVIVPTDDFVVSPTAQRQLASLVGGDRVVELTGAGHESIMTRSDDYVKQIKAFLLE; encoded by the coding sequence ATGACGACTGCGCGCAGGATCCTCTGGTGGCTCGGGTTCGGGTGGATGGCTTGGCGCCTGCTCGGCCCCGAGATCGAGCCGCGGTTTCGCGGTCCGCAAGAGCGTCCGATCCGGGTACCGGGGAGGAGCGTCTTCGTCGGAGACATCGAGCTGTTCGTCCGCCAGGCCGGCGACCCCGGATCTCCACCGCTCGTGCTCGTCCACGGGTGGGGATTCGACGGTGAGATGACGTTCTACAGGGTGATCGAGCCGCTCGCCGAGGACTTCAGGGTCATCGTTCCCGACCATCGCGACCACGGGAAGTCGGACTGGGTGAGGGGGCCGCTGACGGTCGAGAGGATGGCAGACGACCTCGCCGGCGTGCTCGACGCCATCGGCGTCGAGACCTTCGCGATGTTCGGGTACTCGCTCGGTGGAATGGTGGCCCAGGAGCTCGTGAGGCGCCACCCGGGCAGGGTCACCAAGCTCGTGCTCGGCGCCACGGCCGCCTGGCCGGTGTACAGGAGACGCCCTCTCGCAAGGGCCGCCTTCTGGGTCGGCAGGGCGCTGGCGAGGGTGAGTCGCAACGAGTTCGCCGCCATCTCGCGGCGGCTCATGGCCCGCACGGGAGCATTGCTTCCGGAGCACGAGCGCTGGATGCACGCCGCCCTGTTGCGCCGCGACCCGACCCTCCACTACGAGATCGGCCGCGCCGCCTGGCTGTTCGACTCGCGCCTCTGGATCGAGTCACTCGGCGTCGACACGATGGTGATCGTCCCCACGGACGACTTCGTCGTCTCGCCGACTGCGCAACGCCAGCTCGCCTCGCTCGTGGGAGGCGACCGGGTGGTGGAACTCACCGGAGCGGGCCATGAATCGATCATGACCCGCTCCGATGACTACGTGAAGCAGATCAAGGCGTTCTTGCTGGAGTGA
- a CDS encoding ferredoxin produces MSDEHADVERLAAIAAALSIGAIERHIFLCAEQTTPRCSTYEESSAVWSHLKRRLKELDIASPPPTWRGTNVGEPPPPTPPGRGCVLRTKADCLRLCEQGPIAVVYPDGVWYHSVDVDVMERIVVEHLVGGIPVEDHVFATDPLDGRQR; encoded by the coding sequence ATGAGTGACGAGCATGCAGACGTCGAGCGGCTCGCCGCCATCGCAGCCGCCCTGTCGATCGGCGCGATCGAGCGGCACATCTTCCTGTGCGCCGAGCAGACGACACCGCGATGCTCGACGTACGAGGAGTCATCGGCGGTCTGGAGTCACCTGAAGCGCCGCCTCAAGGAGCTCGACATCGCATCGCCGCCGCCGACGTGGCGCGGGACGAACGTTGGTGAACCGCCGCCGCCGACGCCGCCGGGGCGAGGCTGCGTGCTGCGGACCAAGGCCGACTGCCTACGCCTCTGCGAGCAAGGCCCGATCGCCGTCGTCTACCCGGATGGCGTCTGGTACCACTCGGTCGACGTCGACGTCATGGAGAGGATCGTGGTCGAGCACCTCGTCGGAGGCATCCCGGTTGAGGACCACGTGTTCGCCACCGACCCGCTGGATGGACGGCAACGATGA